A segment of the Phycisphaerae bacterium RAS1 genome:
AACGCGTTGGGCCGGCGAGAAGCGGGAAGACGGGCCGCCTCGACCCGTTTACGCTCGCCGACTATCCCAGCACACAGCAGTGTAGCCCGCCCGGCGATGGCGAACAAGCCCTTTCTCGCCCGATATCTCAGTCGGGCACCGGTTCGGGGTGGGTGACGATCGTCGGCGGCCGGCACCTCATCGGTCCGCGACGTCAACCCGCCGCTTGGCGCGGCGGGTTCTGAAAGACGGCCCTGCCGGCGGCCGTACGCCGCCGCCGATTCCGCCGGTCACGTGCAGCCCGTAGGATAGCCTGCGTGAGTTATCAGCCGCTTTCCGACTCGTGCTCGTCGCAGCCAGGCCTGTCCGTCCCGGCGTCACCATGCGGAACCCAGAATCCGGCATGTTTGGCGGAGCGCCTGGTCGGCGTGACGGAGTTCCTCGCGCTGCTGGTTATCGGCTGGCTGCTGATGCACTACCTGTGCACCGACACGAAGGGGCCGAACGGGGCGGATTTGGGGCTGCCCGGTTTCGACTCCTGGTACCACGCACGCATGTCGTCCATGTTGCCCGAGGTCGGCCTGGTGCGCGAGTTTCCGTGGCTGCGGTTCTCCTATTTCACGCGGACGGGGCACGATTTCGTCAGCCATCACTACGGCTTTCACGTGATGATGCTGCCGTTCATCAAAGCATCGGAGCATTTCCTCGGCGACGCCGCGCCGGGGGCGCGCTGGGCGATCTGCACGACCTTCGGCGTGAACCTGGCGCTATTCAATCTACTGCTGAAGGCGGGCGGGGTACGCTGGCGGCTGCTGTGGCTGGCGCTGATCCTGCTGATGCCGCACCAGTTCATCATGCGCAGCGCTCACATCCGCGCCATCGGCCCGTCGCTGATGTTCCTGATGCTGATCACCTGGCTGATGTTCAAACGGCGGCCGATCCTGACCGGGCTGGCCATCGCCTCCTACACGCACCTGTACCTCGGGGCCGTGATGTACGCGCCGATCATCGTCGCGACCTACGCGGCGGCCGCGGCGGTCGGCCCGGCCGGGCAGCGGCATATGCCGTGGAAGCTGGTGCTGATCACCGCCGGCTTCTGGTTTCTGGGAGTGCTCACCTACCCCTACGCCGGGGGGATGCTGGAGTTTCTGCGGCTGCAAGTGTTCGGCACCGGGCTGACGCCGGACATCGAGGTGGGCGGCGAGTGGAAGCCGTACGAGGGCGTGTGGTGGTTCACGCAAATGTCGGCGGCGCTGCTGATTGTCTGGACGACGGCGGTGGTGCTGCGGATGCGGCTGGGGCCGAACCTGGATGAGAAGGAAACCACGCTGCTTCTGCTCAACTTCTTTTTCCTGCTGCTGACGCTGAAGGCGCGGCGGTTCGTGGAATACTGGCCGGCGTTCGGCTTGCTAAGCGCGGCGTACATGCTGGCGCCGGTTTTGTCGCCGCTGATTGAACGATTGGAGCGCGGCTGGCGGAGCGACGAGCCGCAGCGCGGCGAGGTGCTGCGACGCGTCATCATCGCGACGCTTGTGACCGGCGCCGTGGCGCTGTGCGGGCTGGGCTTCTTCGGCGGAGTGGCGAAGTTTCTCTTGGGCGACCCGCGGCTGACAACCGTTTTCGGCCTGGCCGTGGTCGTGACGGCGCTGGGCGCGGCGGTCGGCTTTCTAGTGCGGCGGCTGGAATTGTGGGTGGTCCCGGTGCGAACCGTACTGGCGGCGGCCTGCCTCAGCGCGGTGGGCTTCGGGTATCCGCAGTGGACCGAAATCCGCAAGAGCCTGCGCTGCGGCTACGACCTGAAAGCGCTGCGCGAGACCATGGCTTACGTCCGCGAGCATTCGCAGCCGGGGGACGTCATCTTCACCGACGACTGGGACATCTTCCCCGTCTACTTCTATCACAACACGTACAACAACTACATCGTCGGGCTGGACCCGAAGTTCACGCACGAGCGCCGGCCGGACCTGTGGCAGCGCTTCGTCAAGATCACGCGCGGCCAGACGCCTTGTGACATCACCGAGCCGACGCCGGACGAAAACGGCAAGCTGGTGAAGAAGAAGCTGCACGTGGACTTGATCGACGTCCGTGAGCAGTTCGGCGCGAAGTGGGTGATCACCGATCGGGATCACCGCTCGCTCGCGAACAAGCTGGCGAAGGCCAAGGACATCGCGGAGTTGGTCTATCCGGTCACGAGCATGAGTGAGGCGGGGGAGGCGGAGTTTCTGGTGTTTCGGGTGATCTGGCCGGAGGGGCGGCCCGCCCAGGGACTATAAAGTCCGCCCCTGGAACGGGAGACCAGCTCCTTGTTTCTTCGATTCCTGTTCTTCCGCCGGAAAGGGCGAAGCTACGTTCGTCTGCTCGCCGGGCGAATCCGGTTCGCAGGCAAGACGCCGACGCGCCGGACACACGCCGATGGGTTGCGTCATCTTTAGGAACGTGGCGTCGACCGCCCCGTTCGGCGTCCGGCGCTCATACGTCTTTTCGGCCGGAGTCGGCGCGCGTCCAGCCACTTCTTCAATGAGGCCTGGCTTTCGCCCGATGCGCGGCCCGCGAGGAGCCCCTCGACGCTGATATCCTCATCGAGGCCTTCCCAGTGAATGCCCTGTCCGCGCCCGATCAGGCGCCAGTTCCGGCGCTCGCGCGGGCTGCCGTGCAGCAAACGCGGATACCAGGCGAGCGGGGCCGAAATCGTGCGGCCGTCGCTGAGCTCCACGCTCAGCGTGTCCTCGCTCACATGCACGTCGTCGGCCGCGGGCAGCCTCAGCTCAAGCACCGAAATACTCATTCCATGCCTCGATCAGCGCGGCCTCATGTTGCCGCAACAGCATTTCGATTCGACCAAGCTCCTTGCGCGAAAATCCGCCGCTTCGAGCCAGCCGCACGGGATCGAGCCAGAGCTTTGCCACCTTGTCCTCGCGCTCGACATGCACATGCGCCGGTTCCGCGCGGTCGGCAGAATAGAAGAACACGCGGTACGGCCCGAGGGTCGTAACGGTCGGCATCGCGTGACCTCATATTCGTCCGCGTCGCCGCGCGGGAAAACGTCGTTGGTGCAGGCTCAAACCGCTGCCTGACGGTCGCGGCTCGGAAAGAGGCAGCGGCTAGATTTTCACCGTCACCGTCTTCACTTCCGTGTAGTTCGCCAGGCCGTACTCGCCCAGCTCGCGACCGATGCCCGACTGCTTGTAGCCGCCGAAGGGGGCGGCGGCGTCGAAGACGTCGTAGCAGTTCACCCACACCGTCCCGGCGCGGACGCGATTGGCGATGGCGTGCGCCTTCTCGATGTCGCGCGTCCAGACGGCGGCGGCCAGGCCGTACATGCTCTTGTTGGCGCGTTTCACGACGTCGTCCACGTCCTTGAAGCGGATGACGGACAGGACCGGGCCGAAGATTTCCTCCTGCGCGATTTTCATCTCGTCCTTCACGTTGGTGAAGACGGTCGGCTCGATGAAGAAGCCCTTGTTGCCGACGCGGTTGCCGCCGGTTTCCATCTTCGCGCCGTCCTTCTTGCCGGCGTCGATGTAGCTCATCACCTTGTTGAACTGGTCCTTATCCACCTGCGGCCCCTGCTGCGTCTCGCGCGCGAACGGATCGCCGACCTTGCGGGCCTTGGCCTTGGCGACCATCTTGCTGACGAATTCGTCGTGCACCTTCTCCTCGACGTAGAGGCGCGAGCCGGCGCAGCAGCACTGCCCCTGGTTGAAGAACAACGCGAAGTAGGCCCCTTCGACCGCGGCGTCGAGATCAGTGTCGGCGAACACGATGTTCGGGCTTTTCCCGCCAAGTTCCAGCGTGACGCGCTTCAGGTTGCTCTCGGCGGCGTACTTCATGATGAGGTGGCCGACCTCGGTCGAACCGGTGAAGGCGACCTTGTCCACGTCCATGTGCCTGGCCAACGGGGCGCCGGCCGACGGGCCGAAGCCGGTCAGGATGTTCAGCACGCCCGGCGGGAAGCCGGCCTCCAGGGCCAGCTCGCCGACGCGCAGAGCCGAGAGCGGCGTCTGCTCGGCAACCTTCATAACGACCGTGCAGCCGGCGGCGAGCGCAGGGCCGAGCTTCCAAGCCTGCATGAGCAACGGGAAGTTCCAGGGAATGATCTGGGCAGCGACGCCGACCGGCTCGTGCCGCGTGTAGCAGAAGTACGGGCCGTTGACCGGAATGGTCTTGCCGTGAATCTTGTCGGCCCAGCCGGCGTAGTAGCGATAGCAGGCGATCGTGAGCGGCAGGTCGGCCTTGAGCGAGTCGCCCATCGGCTTGCCGTTGTCGAGCGTCTCCAGCGCGGCCAGGTCTTTCTTGTTCGCCTCGATCAGATCGGCCAGCTTGTACATCAGCCGGCCGCGCTCCGTGGCCGACATCTTAGACCAGGGGCCTTCCTCAAAGGCGCGGCGGGCGGAGGCGACGGCGCGATCGACATCGTGCTGATCTGCGTCGGGGACGCGCGTTATCACTTCTTCAGTCGCGGGGTTGATTGTCTCGAACGTCTTTCCGCTGGCGGCAGCCTGCCATTCGCCGTTGATCAGCAGCTTGGCAGGGCCGAGATTGACCTGGGGAGCAGTAGCGGTGGACATTGCATGTTCTCCTGGCGAGTGCCGGTACGTGAGGCGTTTCGCGGCCCATTTGTGCAAGGACGTATTTTCGGCGCGCGTGGCGTGCGGGTCAATCGGAATTTTGCTTCGCGTATGGGGGGATTGGGTGCGTGTGACTGAAATTCGCGGCAGACGCCGCCGGCCGGGCGGTTTTCCCGAACCCGCCGCGCCAAGCGGCGGGGTGAAGATCGTCGGCGAGCGGCGCCTCACAGCCGGGGGCGTCAACCCGCCGCTTGGCGCGGCGGGTTCGGACAGAAATGCCCGCCGCGCCTGCAAGACTCGATCAGTTGGGGGGACCGTCCTCTGGCCCCTCATCGAGGGCCGTACTACTCCCGCTCAGCCCCCCTGCCACGAATTCGAGCAGCCGCCGAACCAGCGCCGCGTACGAGCAATGCAACTCAACCGCCCGGCGCATGTCGGCAGCCAACCGGGCACGCTCCTCATCCGCCTGTGTGAAATGCTCCAATCGCTGGTTAAGCTCTTCGGGCCCAATGAACACGACCCGCTCATACTCCGGCCAGACCGCTCCCGCCATGTGAATGCTGCGAGCCTCGAACAGCGCCCGGAACGTGATCCACCACTTCTTCGTCACGGTCAGCGCCCCGCCGCGCGTCAGCCCCAGCGCCGCCAGCAACGCCGAAAACCGCGGCCGCAGTGGCTCGGGAATGTCGGCGATCGTCACGTCGCAGGGCAACGATGAGCGCCGCCCGGCGACCAGGCGGTAAATCGACTCATATAGCGCGGTCGCCGCCTCCGACTCGCGCCGCTGCATGAGGAAGAACCCGCCGGCGCACAGCCCATCCAGCACGCGCTGGTGCTGCGAGTGATTGCAGCCCGCGTGCAGACACACCTTCGCCGCCCGGAACGCCAGCGCCAGCTCGCGCCCCGGCGTCAACGGCCCGCGGGCGTGCGGGGCGAACTCGGTGTGTCGGTCCCAGCCGTGGCCGTAAAGCGCGAACGTCCCGCCGCTGCGGATCGCCCAGGCGGCGGCCGTGCGAATCGCCTGCTCGCGCAGGTGCTGGTCCGCGACGCCGCGCAGCATCTGGACCAGCTCGCCGCGCACGGCCAGATCGTTGAACCGTCCGCCGAGGCGCCGCTCCACGCGCGTGAGCAGCAGGTCCAGCTCGATCTCGCCAGTAAAGTGCGGCCGGCGCATCTCCGCGCTCAGCTCATCGTACGCCGCGTCGAATACGGCCCGCAGGCCGGCGTCCATGTTCCGCCGCGCCGCGTCGACCCGCTGCGCGACGCCAGCGTGCGGCGGTGCATGCGTGGCATACATGACGTCGCAGCGGTATGGGGCCAGCTCCGCTTCGCTGGCGTCATCCACGTTGAAACGCGCGGGGTTGACCGGGATCGCGCAATTCATCGTCCGCCTGCCGGGATAGCCGAAGTCGGTCAGCAGGTCGCAGGCGTTGTGGCCGATGACGAATTCGCGCGGGTGAACGCCGGCGCCGGCCGCGGGGTTCATCAGGTTGGGCAGCATGTCCTGCACCCAGCAGACGCTGGGCAATCCGTCGGGCAGGACGCTGGGGTACTCGCGCCGCAGGTGATCGATGTTGATGAACAGATCCGGCTGATGCTCCTCGATGGCGCGAAGTGAAGTCAGCGGCGAGTAGTGCGCGTGGTCGTCCGGCTCGATGATCAGGTGCGTCCGATGCCCGAGCATCTCAAACGCCGCCAGGAGATCGCGCAGCGTGTATTGCAGCACGGTGGTGAAGCGGCTGGTGATGCCGACGACCCGCAGCGCCGTTTCGCCGAGTGCCGCAGCGGCGAAGCGCTCCGCCAGCGCCGCGTCATCCAGCGCGTAGCCGGCCGTCACGCGGGTGAATGCGGCCTGCTGCTCGCCGCGGCGACGGGCGACTTCGGCGTCGACCTTCTCCACGCACTCGCTCTCGCCGCTGCCGCCGGGCCAACGCGGCCCACCGGAAATCACGACCGGCGTTGCGCGGTCGATGTCAGCGATGTACTGCTCAAACTCAGCCAGCGCCCGGTCGCCCGCACAGAGACGAACGCGTGGATCGTTGAGCAGCGCCGTCCAGCCATATAGGTGCATCGCGACCGCCCACGCAGCCAGCGACGACTCCACCAACAGGACGAGCGGGCTGGACGTCAGAAATGTGGACTGCGACGCCGCCACGATCGGCCCCGCCAAACCACCCAGCCCGAGTCCGGCCACGGCGATCGTGCGGATCACGCGACCGCTCCACTCGCCGCGAAGCGACTCGCGCTGTCCCGGTGAGACAGGCGGTGTCAGCGCGGGCAGCCAGCAGCCACGTAGCGTGTCGTAGATCTGCCAGGCGCCGTCGACCGTCTGGTGCAGTTCCAATTGCCGCCTCACTGCACGCCAGGTTGAGAGAAGCTCATCGCGCAGTCCGGTTCGGAGACCGAACGGCTCGACGTTGGCCTGAAACGTCGCGTCAAACCGGCTCCAACTGACGCGCCGCGACGAACCCGCAATTCGCGAAAGGAGGCGCTCTCGCAAATCGGCCGTGCAGGCCGGACCTTCGAGCAGCCCGCGTGCCGCGTCGGAAAGGCCCAGCGCCGCCAGGGCCCCTACCGCCGCCTCGCGCGTCACGCCGTCTTCCGGCGAATCGCGCAAGTGCTGCGCGGCGGCGTTCAGGAAGCCGTACACGTCGCCGCGGGCAAGCAGCCCGCGGAGGGCACACGCACGATCCGACTCGGGAGCGGCGACGACGGACATCTCATTCCTTATCGGATCGCGCCCGCGACCGCCCGATGGTCGATAGGGACATGGACGGCTACGGGTGCCAGCATGCGAAGCTACCAGGGTTCAAACGCCGCGTACCTGATCGACCGCCGGCTCGCCGATGGGTACGAGCTGGGCGTCGACGACGGCACATTCCGGCTCGCGCCGCACGCTCCGGCGGCGGGGCGACGGATCATCCGTGCGGCGGCGGCATTCGACGTAACGTCGCCGGCCGGCGTTTACCCGGAAATGAACATCTCGATGGGCCGCATCGTCTTTGAACCGAACGATGCTCAGCCCCGCCGTTATCGCCCATTTTCAAGAGACGCGCAGCGGCGTCTCACGGTGGCGTACCTGGGACCGGAGGGCGCCACGGATGAGGACTGCCCGTTCTTCTTCAAGGCGTTCGACCACTTTAGGGCCGCCGTGCGGCTGCCCGCCGACGCGGACGGAACGTCCCGGCGTCACGAGCGATTCGAACACCTGCACCGTCACGCTCATGGCTGGTTTCACCTGGTTGAGATGCAACTGCTGGACCTGGCCGTGCGCAGCGAGGCCCCTCGCGGCGGACACATCATCGAGATCGGCAGCTACCAGGGCCGCTCAACCGCCGTGCTGGCCGCCGCCGCGCAAGACTGCGGCAGCGATGCCCTCGTCATCAGCATCGACCCCAACGAGCTCTCGCCGCAACAGGCCGACGTCGCCGCGGCGTGCGTGGCGTCGGTCGGGCAGCGGCGGCGGCTGGTGCAGATTCAGCGCCCTGCGGCCCGGACCGCCGGTTTGCTCCGCGACGAGCTGGCCTGCGTCGCGTTCATTGACGGAAGCCATGAATACGCCGACGTCGTCGCAGATTTTGAGCTGTGCGACCGCTGGTTACGGCCCGGCGGTTTGCTGGCGTTGCACGACATTTTCCCCGCGGAACACCTGGGCTATCCCGCGCCAGACCCGGGACCCGGCGACGCGCTGCGCCGCGTGATTCTCCCCACGCGGCGATACGAACCCATCGCCGCCGCTCACCTCACGCTCGTGCTTCGAAAGCAAGCCAATGTCGCGATGTGATGGCGCGCGATGAACGCCAACACGCTGACGCTGCTCTTTGACTACGACGACTACGCCGCACTCGCGGGAGCGCGGCCTGACGCACTCGCCCGCGGCGTGCTGGCGTTCGATCCCGATCTGCACTTGAGGCTCGTGGACGAGGGCCGCCCTCACATCACGCCGTGGGACGTGCTG
Coding sequences within it:
- the puuC gene encoding Aldehyde dehydrogenase PuuC; protein product: MSTATAPQVNLGPAKLLINGEWQAAASGKTFETINPATEEVITRVPDADQHDVDRAVASARRAFEEGPWSKMSATERGRLMYKLADLIEANKKDLAALETLDNGKPMGDSLKADLPLTIACYRYYAGWADKIHGKTIPVNGPYFCYTRHEPVGVAAQIIPWNFPLLMQAWKLGPALAAGCTVVMKVAEQTPLSALRVGELALEAGFPPGVLNILTGFGPSAGAPLARHMDVDKVAFTGSTEVGHLIMKYAAESNLKRVTLELGGKSPNIVFADTDLDAAVEGAYFALFFNQGQCCCAGSRLYVEEKVHDEFVSKMVAKAKARKVGDPFARETQQGPQVDKDQFNKVMSYIDAGKKDGAKMETGGNRVGNKGFFIEPTVFTNVKDEMKIAQEEIFGPVLSVIRFKDVDDVVKRANKSMYGLAAAVWTRDIEKAHAIANRVRAGTVWVNCYDVFDAAAPFGGYKQSGIGRELGEYGLANYTEVKTVTVKI